In Desulfovibrio sp., a single window of DNA contains:
- a CDS encoding HDOD domain-containing protein — translation MDGFQALPAPPLFARQPVFTADLNVFGHELLYRQALTSTQAVFTDLDAATLTVVAGAFQWHPGDLAGGQKILVNFGRKTILDKAPYALPSDRTVVQVEENVQLDSPLLETLTALKADGYLLAVDGFNSLPEASSLLDIADLVIIDVLGKSKQALQGLLQPVLAKKLRAVAQRVEDKASFVLCKSLGFSLFQGYFFKRPEVVAGKRLASNELARIKLLRLTQADHPDENALRDAIRSDVSLSYRLLSYLNSPLNGQRMSRLSIPRALLVLGWTHLRHWLKVIALTDLSPSGKTSELSFLSLQRARFFEVVGQGLGRDSAETENLFTLGLFSLLDAMLHAPMQEILLNLPLDAVLKDALLTQHGEYARWMNMALQFEQGDWAGLENTLEALNIPASLAAEGYTQAMEFAASFTRTGS, via the coding sequence ATGGACGGCTTTCAGGCCCTGCCTGCCCCCCCGCTTTTCGCACGCCAACCCGTATTCACCGCGGATTTGAACGTCTTCGGCCACGAGCTGCTCTATCGGCAGGCCCTCACATCCACCCAGGCGGTATTCACCGATCTGGACGCGGCCACCCTCACGGTCGTGGCCGGTGCTTTTCAATGGCATCCCGGGGATCTTGCCGGCGGACAGAAAATTCTCGTTAACTTCGGCCGCAAGACCATATTGGACAAAGCCCCCTACGCCCTCCCCTCTGACAGGACCGTGGTCCAGGTGGAGGAGAACGTCCAGCTTGACTCCCCTCTGCTTGAAACTCTTACAGCCCTCAAGGCCGACGGATACCTCCTGGCAGTGGACGGATTCAACTCCCTCCCGGAAGCGTCATCCCTCTTAGACATAGCCGATCTGGTCATCATCGACGTCCTGGGCAAGAGCAAGCAGGCGCTCCAGGGCCTGCTTCAGCCCGTGCTGGCCAAGAAGCTCCGAGCCGTTGCCCAGAGAGTGGAAGACAAGGCCTCCTTTGTATTGTGCAAGAGTCTAGGATTCAGCCTTTTCCAAGGCTATTTCTTCAAACGCCCCGAGGTGGTGGCCGGCAAGCGTCTGGCTTCCAACGAGCTTGCCCGGATCAAGCTCCTGCGGCTCACCCAGGCCGACCATCCTGACGAGAACGCCCTGCGCGACGCCATCCGCTCGGACGTATCCCTCAGCTACCGGTTGCTCAGCTACCTCAATTCGCCGCTCAACGGCCAACGCATGTCCAGACTCTCCATCCCCCGGGCCCTCCTGGTGCTCGGCTGGACCCACCTGCGGCACTGGCTGAAGGTCATCGCATTGACCGATCTTTCCCCATCAGGAAAAACCAGTGAACTGTCCTTTTTGTCCTTGCAGCGGGCCAGATTTTTCGAGGTGGTGGGACAGGGCCTTGGGCGCGACAGCGCGGAAACAGAGAATCTGTTCACCTTGGGGCTCTTCTCGCTGCTGGACGCAATGCTGCACGCGCCCATGCAGGAAATACTGCTTAACCTCCCCCTGGACGCGGTTTTGAAAGATGCGCTCCTCACCCAGCATGGGGAATACGCCCGGTGGATGAACATGGCCCTCCAGTTCGAGCAGGGTGACTGGGCAGGGTTGGAGAACACCCTTGAGGCCCTGAACATCCCGGCTAGCCTTGCTGCCGAAGGCTACACCCAGGCCATGGAGTTCGCGGCCTCGTTCACGCGGACAGGTTCATAA
- a CDS encoding M48 family metallopeptidase translates to MNGYVLFVLGALALTFTITGLARWLNVRGLSAELPEEFAGVFDPAEYGKSQEYLRARVRLEWASEGFDLVVACLFVLAGGMGWLDAGVRSLGFGEISSGMMFIGVLALAQSVLALPFDVYGTFVIEARFGFNTTTPRVFVADRLKGVALGAVLGGGLLWAVLYAYSSLGQLAWLVSWLVITAVTAVLLVVAPVWILPLFNRFTPLADGELRQAIETYALSQGFHLSGVFIMDGSKRSTKANAFFTGLGKHKRISLYDTLIDRMTVDEVVAVLAHEVGHSRLGHIGKGFALATAKMGLVLIVLQAFLGNADVQAAFGVAKPSAHVGLALFGLAYQPLALLLGVVANAVSRRFEFQADAFAAAGTGSAKELVSALKTLSLANLSNLTPHPFTVWLQYSHPPVLERIRRLMNLSA, encoded by the coding sequence ATCAATGGCTACGTGCTGTTTGTTCTTGGGGCTCTTGCTCTTACATTCACCATAACAGGCCTGGCCCGTTGGCTCAATGTGCGTGGTTTGTCCGCAGAGTTGCCTGAAGAATTCGCGGGAGTCTTCGACCCTGCGGAGTATGGAAAGTCCCAGGAGTATCTCCGTGCCCGGGTTCGGCTGGAGTGGGCGAGCGAGGGATTTGATCTCGTCGTGGCCTGTTTGTTCGTGCTGGCGGGGGGCATGGGGTGGCTGGACGCCGGAGTTCGCTCCCTGGGCTTTGGGGAAATATCTTCGGGAATGATGTTCATCGGCGTCCTGGCCTTGGCCCAGTCAGTCCTGGCCCTGCCTTTCGACGTGTACGGGACTTTTGTCATAGAAGCCCGTTTCGGGTTCAACACGACCACGCCCAGGGTGTTCGTGGCGGACAGGCTCAAGGGTGTTGCTCTGGGAGCCGTTCTCGGAGGCGGGCTTCTCTGGGCCGTGTTGTACGCGTATTCGAGCCTCGGGCAGTTGGCCTGGCTGGTCTCCTGGCTGGTGATCACCGCGGTGACGGCTGTCTTGCTGGTGGTCGCTCCGGTCTGGATTCTGCCGCTCTTCAACCGATTCACCCCACTTGCCGACGGGGAACTTCGTCAGGCCATAGAAACGTATGCATTGAGCCAGGGGTTCCATCTCTCCGGAGTGTTCATCATGGACGGCTCCAAACGCTCCACCAAGGCCAACGCCTTTTTCACTGGCCTTGGCAAACACAAGCGCATTAGTTTGTATGACACTTTGATAGACAGAATGACCGTAGATGAGGTCGTGGCTGTACTGGCCCATGAGGTGGGGCATTCAAGGCTCGGGCACATTGGCAAAGGGTTCGCCCTGGCGACAGCCAAGATGGGCTTGGTGCTTATTGTGCTCCAAGCCTTTCTGGGGAATGCCGATGTGCAGGCGGCTTTCGGAGTGGCCAAGCCCTCGGCCCATGTGGGTCTGGCCCTGTTTGGCCTTGCCTATCAGCCGCTGGCGCTTCTTCTGGGGGTTGTGGCGAACGCTGTGTCCAGACGTTTCGAGTTCCAGGCGGACGCTTTTGCCGCAGCGGGAACAGGAAGTGCTAAAGAGTTGGTTTCGGCTCTTAAAACCCTGAGCCTCGCCAACCTTTCCAATCTGACGCCGCATCCTTTCACGGTGTGGCTTCAGTACAGTCATCCACCTGTTCTTGAGAGAATCCGGCGTCTTATGAACCTGTCCGCGTGA
- the ilvD gene encoding dihydroxy-acid dehydratase, translated as MRSKLMTGGVEKAPHRSLLHALGLTREEIERPLVGIVNSANEVVPGHIHLDTIANAAKAGVRMAGGTPMEFPVIGVCDGLAMNHAGMRFSLPSREIIADSIEIMAMAHPFDALVLIPNCDKTVPAMLMAMLRLNIPSILISGGPMLAGASAGGPVDLISVFEAVGRVKQGTMGEAELSELEVRACPGCGSCSGMFTANSMNCLSESIGLALPGNGTIPAVTAERVRLAKKAGMLVMDLLKKDIKPRDIVTKASVANAVTMDMALGCSTNTVLHLPAIFAEAGLDLTLDIFDQVSRKTPNLCKLSPAGHHHIEDLHRAGGIPAVMNALSARGLIDTSALTVTGKTVGENLAELKPSIMDADVIRDKKPYSDQGGIAVLRGSLAPDGAVVKQSAVAPEMMKRTLTARVFNSEEDAYKAILAGEITKGLAIIIRYEGPQGGPGMREMLSPTAAIMGMGLGSDVALITDGRFSGGTRGPAIGHVSPEAAEGGPIGLVQDGDTIELDIPARRLDLALSEEEFAKRRAAFKPVEKPLPSGLLRRYARSVKSAAYGAAYK; from the coding sequence ATGCGAAGCAAACTTATGACCGGCGGGGTGGAGAAAGCCCCGCACCGTTCCCTGCTCCACGCCCTGGGACTGACCCGCGAAGAAATCGAACGCCCCCTGGTGGGCATCGTCAACTCCGCCAACGAAGTCGTTCCGGGCCATATACACTTAGACACCATAGCCAATGCCGCCAAGGCCGGCGTGCGCATGGCCGGCGGAACCCCCATGGAGTTCCCGGTGATCGGCGTCTGTGACGGCCTGGCCATGAACCATGCGGGCATGCGCTTCTCCCTGCCCAGCCGGGAGATAATTGCCGACTCCATCGAGATCATGGCCATGGCCCATCCTTTTGACGCCCTGGTGCTCATCCCCAACTGCGACAAGACGGTTCCGGCCATGCTCATGGCCATGCTCAGGCTCAACATCCCCTCGATTCTCATCTCGGGCGGGCCCATGCTTGCCGGAGCCTCCGCAGGGGGGCCGGTCGACCTCATCAGCGTGTTCGAGGCCGTGGGTCGGGTCAAGCAGGGCACAATGGGCGAAGCTGAGCTTAGCGAGCTGGAGGTTCGGGCCTGCCCCGGCTGCGGCTCCTGCTCCGGCATGTTCACGGCCAATTCCATGAACTGCCTCTCCGAATCCATCGGCCTTGCCTTGCCCGGCAACGGAACCATCCCGGCGGTCACGGCCGAGCGGGTGCGTCTGGCCAAGAAGGCGGGCATGTTGGTGATGGATCTTTTGAAAAAGGACATCAAACCCCGCGACATCGTCACCAAGGCATCGGTGGCCAACGCAGTGACCATGGACATGGCGCTTGGCTGCTCCACCAACACAGTGTTGCACCTGCCTGCGATCTTCGCGGAGGCTGGCCTGGACCTCACCCTGGACATTTTCGACCAGGTGAGCCGCAAGACGCCCAACCTCTGTAAGCTCTCACCCGCTGGTCACCACCATATCGAGGACCTGCACAGGGCGGGTGGCATCCCGGCGGTTATGAACGCTCTGTCTGCTCGGGGGCTCATAGACACCTCGGCGCTTACAGTTACCGGGAAAACCGTGGGCGAGAACCTGGCCGAGTTGAAACCGAGCATCATGGATGCGGATGTCATTCGTGATAAGAAGCCCTATTCGGACCAGGGCGGAATCGCGGTGCTTCGCGGCTCGCTGGCTCCTGACGGCGCGGTGGTGAAGCAGTCCGCCGTGGCTCCGGAAATGATGAAACGCACCCTGACCGCCCGCGTGTTCAATTCCGAGGAGGACGCCTACAAGGCCATCCTGGCCGGAGAGATCACCAAGGGGCTGGCCATCATCATCCGTTACGAAGGCCCCCAGGGAGGCCCTGGCATGCGCGAGATGCTCTCCCCCACGGCAGCCATCATGGGCATGGGGCTGGGATCGGACGTGGCCCTCATCACCGATGGCCGGTTCTCGGGCGGCACGCGCGGCCCGGCCATCGGGCATGTCTCCCCGGAGGCGGCCGAGGGCGGGCCCATAGGACTTGTGCAGGACGGAGACACCATCGAGCTGGACATTCCGGCCCGCAGGCTGGACCTGGCTCTTTCCGAGGAAGAGTTTGCCAAGCGCAGGGCAGCCTTCAAACCGGTGGAAAAACCTCTGCCTTCAGGACTACTGAGGCGCTACGCCAGGTCCGTGAAGTCAGCCGCGTACGGGGCGGCTTACAAATAG
- a CDS encoding Hpt domain-containing protein encodes MMDFLPELLSLFRVNAGEHLDTIRTALSCGDLPVAATAAHTLKGMSSVVCATAVQELSGQLEDLLKTSDLSSALVVLGDLEAQLARAIASLNSPPAP; translated from the coding sequence ATGATGGATTTTCTCCCCGAACTGCTCAGCCTCTTTCGCGTAAACGCCGGAGAGCATCTTGACACTATCCGCACAGCCCTCTCCTGTGGCGATCTTCCGGTAGCGGCTACCGCAGCCCACACCCTGAAAGGGATGTCGTCGGTGGTCTGCGCCACAGCGGTACAGGAACTCTCTGGACAACTCGAAGACCTTCTGAAAACCAGCGACCTCAGCAGCGCGTTGGTCGTTCTTGGCGACCTGGAGGCGCAGTTGGCCAGGGCCATCGCATCCCTCAACTCTCCACCCGCACCGTAA
- a CDS encoding homoserine O-acetyltransferase — MSEYAEHIVDGAGVGLVKKRFFTFAESNPFPLVSGADIGPVTLAYETYGQLAPDASNAVLVCHALTGDSHAAGIYSPSDPKPGWWEVMIGPGKGLDTDKYFVVCANVLGGCMGSTGPASPNPATGKPYGLAFPVLTIGDMVRAQKALLEHLGISRLLSVVGGSMGGMQVLEWAARYPEMVVSAIPLATAAKHSALHIAFHEVARQAIVADPDWNGGDYYDCAKPAHGLAVARMIGHITYLSDEAMRHKFGRGLQDRADFSFSFEADFQVESYLRYQGLKFVERFDANSFLYITRAADYFDLGATHGGGSLTKAFSRGSTRFLVVSFSSDWLYPTYQSRELVQALKRAGKDVSFCEIEAQWGHDAFLLDSPRLAGLISGHLERTQRDLERGIL, encoded by the coding sequence ATGAGCGAGTACGCTGAACATATCGTGGACGGGGCTGGAGTCGGCCTGGTTAAGAAACGCTTCTTCACCTTCGCCGAGAGCAATCCCTTCCCCTTGGTGAGTGGAGCGGACATTGGCCCCGTCACCTTGGCCTACGAGACATATGGCCAGCTGGCCCCGGACGCCTCCAATGCTGTGCTGGTCTGCCACGCCCTCACCGGTGACTCCCACGCGGCTGGAATCTACTCCCCTTCGGACCCCAAGCCTGGCTGGTGGGAAGTGATGATCGGCCCTGGGAAAGGGCTCGACACCGATAAATATTTCGTGGTCTGCGCCAACGTCCTGGGGGGGTGCATGGGTTCCACCGGACCGGCGAGTCCCAATCCCGCCACCGGAAAACCCTACGGACTGGCCTTCCCGGTGCTCACCATCGGCGACATGGTGCGCGCCCAGAAGGCTTTGCTGGAACACCTTGGCATCAGCCGGCTCTTGTCCGTTGTCGGCGGTTCCATGGGCGGCATGCAGGTGCTGGAGTGGGCCGCCCGCTATCCCGAGATGGTTGTTTCAGCCATCCCCCTGGCCACGGCGGCAAAGCACTCCGCCCTTCACATCGCCTTCCACGAGGTGGCCCGCCAGGCCATCGTGGCTGATCCTGACTGGAACGGAGGCGACTACTACGACTGCGCCAAACCAGCCCACGGCCTGGCCGTGGCCCGCATGATAGGGCACATCACCTACCTTTCCGACGAGGCCATGCGCCACAAGTTCGGCCGCGGCCTCCAGGACAGGGCTGATTTTTCCTTCAGCTTCGAAGCCGACTTCCAGGTGGAGTCCTACCTGCGCTACCAGGGGCTCAAGTTCGTGGAACGCTTCGACGCCAATTCCTTTCTCTACATCACTCGGGCAGCCGACTATTTCGACCTGGGAGCCACCCATGGGGGGGGCTCGCTTACCAAGGCCTTCTCACGCGGGAGCACGAGGTTCCTGGTGGTATCCTTCAGCTCGGACTGGCTCTACCCCACCTACCAGTCCCGCGAACTGGTGCAGGCTCTCAAGCGCGCCGGAAAGGACGTGAGCTTCTGTGAGATCGAAGCCCAATGGGGTCACGACGCTTTCCTCCTGGACAGCCCCCGTTTGGCCGGGCTCATTTCCGGCCATCTCGAACGCACCCAGCGCGACCTGGAAAGGGGCATCCTCTGA
- the metW gene encoding methionine biosynthesis protein MetW gives MRYDLDLIASWITPGSRVLDLGCGKGELLEFLHETKQVRGFGVEQDESNAAAGISRGVSILQGDLSQEVGDYPDNAFDFVVLSQTLQQVPEPLKLLQKILRVGRKAVVSFPNFAHWRNRCQLFFQGQAPVTPELPYDWHDTPNIRVITFKDFSRFCTRHLITVHEAVAIKTGPSSRSGLVITRLPNLLANYGIFLLSKQ, from the coding sequence ATGCGTTACGACTTAGACCTCATTGCCTCCTGGATCACTCCGGGCTCACGCGTGCTGGACTTGGGCTGCGGCAAGGGAGAGCTTTTGGAGTTTCTGCATGAGACCAAGCAGGTCCGCGGGTTCGGTGTGGAGCAGGACGAATCGAATGCCGCGGCCGGAATCAGCCGAGGTGTGTCGATCCTCCAGGGAGACTTGAGCCAGGAAGTGGGAGACTACCCGGACAACGCCTTCGATTTCGTGGTGCTCTCCCAGACCTTGCAGCAGGTGCCGGAACCCCTCAAGCTGCTCCAGAAGATCCTGCGTGTTGGCCGCAAGGCCGTGGTGAGCTTCCCCAACTTCGCCCACTGGCGAAACCGCTGCCAGCTCTTTTTCCAGGGCCAGGCGCCTGTGACGCCTGAACTTCCCTACGATTGGCACGACACCCCGAACATCCGGGTGATCACCTTCAAGGACTTTTCACGCTTCTGCACCCGCCATTTAATCACCGTGCACGAGGCTGTGGCCATCAAGACAGGCCCCTCTTCGCGAAGCGGCCTGGTCATCACCAGGCTCCCCAACCTGCTGGCGAACTACGGTATTTTTCTCTTAAGCAAGCAGTAG
- a CDS encoding class I fructose-bisphosphate aldolase → MKIDDIAKLLGGEAKSLLEHVCTTVPKKNLHLPGPDMVDRIYALSDRSVPVLRSLQALYSAGRLAKTGFVSILPVDQGIEHSAGASFAPNPIYFDPENIVKLAIEAGCNGVASTMGVLGAVARKYAHKIPFILKINHNELLSLPPKHDQIMFAQVEQAFDMGCIAVGATIYFGAPESTRQIQEVSKAFRRAHEMGMATILWCYTRNPGFVKDGVDYHASADLTGQANHLGVTIEADIIKQKLPVNNGGYTAIKFGKTDKRVYSELTSDHPIDLCRYQVLNCYSGRMGLINSGGPSEGASDLLEAVKTAVINKRAGGMGLISGRKAFQRPMAEGIKLLRSIQDVYLCKKVTVA, encoded by the coding sequence ATGAAGATCGACGACATCGCCAAGCTGCTTGGCGGCGAAGCCAAATCCCTGCTGGAACACGTCTGCACAACCGTACCCAAGAAAAACCTTCATCTGCCAGGCCCGGACATGGTGGACCGGATCTATGCCCTCTCGGACCGGTCCGTGCCGGTTCTGCGCAGCCTGCAGGCGCTGTATTCGGCGGGCCGCTTGGCGAAAACCGGGTTCGTGTCCATTCTGCCCGTGGACCAGGGCATCGAACATTCGGCCGGGGCGTCCTTCGCGCCCAACCCCATCTATTTCGACCCTGAAAACATCGTAAAGCTGGCCATCGAAGCCGGATGCAACGGGGTGGCGTCAACCATGGGAGTGCTCGGGGCAGTGGCCCGCAAGTACGCGCACAAGATCCCCTTCATCCTGAAGATCAACCACAACGAGCTGCTCTCCCTGCCCCCGAAGCATGATCAGATCATGTTCGCCCAGGTTGAGCAGGCTTTCGACATGGGGTGCATAGCAGTGGGTGCCACCATCTATTTCGGGGCGCCTGAGTCCACCCGGCAGATCCAGGAGGTCTCCAAGGCCTTTCGCCGTGCCCACGAGATGGGAATGGCCACCATCCTGTGGTGCTACACCAGAAACCCCGGTTTCGTGAAAGACGGAGTGGATTACCATGCCTCGGCGGACCTCACGGGCCAGGCCAATCATCTGGGCGTGACCATCGAGGCGGACATCATCAAGCAGAAGCTGCCAGTGAACAACGGCGGTTATACGGCCATCAAGTTCGGCAAGACCGACAAACGGGTCTATTCCGAACTGACCTCGGACCACCCCATCGACCTGTGCCGCTATCAGGTGCTCAACTGCTACAGCGGGCGAATGGGACTCATAAACTCCGGCGGTCCGTCGGAAGGCGCTTCAGATCTGCTGGAAGCGGTGAAGACGGCGGTCATCAACAAACGGGCCGGTGGTATGGGCTTGATTTCCGGGCGCAAGGCCTTCCAAAGGCCCATGGCCGAGGGAATAAAGCTCTTGCGGTCCATCCAGGATGTGTACCTGTGCAAGAAGGTGACAGTGGCCTAG
- a CDS encoding transcriptional repressor, with the protein MCSQCDPRAMLQDSGLKATPQRIRVLSAVQASREALSPLMLLAKLRENEPMDKVTLYRALDSLAEHGLITRHEAGDGSARYCAGGPAHPEHHHFYCLSCRRLLCLGPEAVRVGVDLPGVKHVNVRLDGTCEHCGG; encoded by the coding sequence ATGTGCTCCCAGTGCGATCCGCGAGCCATGCTACAAGACAGCGGGTTGAAGGCAACGCCGCAAAGGATCAGGGTGCTCTCCGCAGTGCAAGCCTCCCGGGAGGCTTTGTCACCGCTCATGCTTCTGGCCAAGCTCAGGGAAAACGAGCCCATGGACAAGGTGACGCTGTATCGCGCCCTGGACTCTTTGGCCGAGCATGGGCTCATAACCCGTCACGAGGCCGGGGATGGCTCGGCAAGGTATTGCGCTGGAGGACCGGCCCATCCGGAGCATCATCACTTTTATTGCCTGAGCTGCCGCAGGCTGCTGTGTCTGGGGCCTGAGGCTGTCCGCGTGGGCGTGGACCTGCCCGGAGTGAAACATGTGAACGTCCGTCTGGATGGTACGTGCGAACACTGTGGAGGCTAG
- a CDS encoding metal ABC transporter permease → MIEALSYDFMRHAVLAGILASIACGIIGSLVVVNRVVFVAGGISHAAYGGVGLAFFLGLPVLPVTIAFSLGISAIMAAVTFGRRERADTVVGVLWAAGMAFGIILVDVTHGYNVDLMSFLFGSILAVPKSDLWLMAGLDVLLLAVIALYYRGFMAMSFDPEFAGLRGVRVRLLHFVMLAMIAASIVMIIRVVGLILVIALLTIPPYLAERRCRSLGGMMFSSSLYSCVFCLAGLGLSYAYDLTSGASIIAVATIWFFLENILGRRAA, encoded by the coding sequence GTGATCGAAGCCCTTTCCTACGACTTCATGCGCCACGCAGTTCTGGCCGGAATTCTGGCCAGCATAGCCTGCGGCATCATAGGCAGCCTGGTGGTGGTCAACCGGGTGGTGTTCGTGGCCGGGGGAATCTCACATGCGGCGTATGGCGGTGTGGGCCTGGCCTTTTTCCTGGGCCTGCCCGTCCTGCCGGTCACCATCGCATTCAGCCTGGGGATCTCGGCCATCATGGCCGCAGTCACCTTCGGGCGCAGAGAACGGGCCGACACCGTGGTGGGGGTGCTCTGGGCGGCCGGCATGGCCTTCGGCATCATCCTGGTGGACGTAACCCACGGCTACAACGTGGATCTCATGAGTTTCCTGTTCGGTTCCATATTGGCCGTGCCGAAGTCGGACCTGTGGCTCATGGCCGGGTTGGACGTTCTCTTGCTGGCGGTCATCGCCCTTTACTACCGGGGATTCATGGCCATGAGCTTCGACCCGGAATTCGCAGGATTGCGCGGCGTGCGGGTCAGGCTGCTGCATTTCGTCATGCTGGCCATGATTGCGGCGTCAATAGTCATGATCATCCGGGTTGTGGGGCTCATCCTGGTCATCGCACTGTTGACCATCCCCCCTTACCTGGCCGAGAGGCGCTGCAGGTCGCTTGGCGGGATGATGTTCTCCTCTTCCCTGTATTCTTGCGTATTCTGCCTTGCCGGGCTGGGTCTTTCCTATGCCTACGATCTCACTTCCGGGGCAAGCATCATCGCGGTGGCAACCATATGGTTCTTCCTGGAGAACATTCTGGGCAGGAGGGCTGCCTGA
- a CDS encoding ABC transporter ATP-binding protein — MNDLAIELDSASYGYANNPALENVSLRVPRGEFLAVIGPNGGGKTTLLRLLLGLIEPVSGAVRVLGEAPEKAAERVGYMPQFTSTGRAFPISVLQTVLLGRLTPHSFWPWWPRSDRIKALECLARVGVDHLSAKALSDLSGGQRQRVFIARALACDPELLLLDEPTASVDPEGRASLQELLGELAKSLTVVLVSHDVSVISRHVTSVACVNRTVHFHPRPEITPEMFGMMYQCGPHSCPVELIAHGIPHRVVASHEEKS; from the coding sequence ATGAACGATCTTGCCATCGAGCTTGATTCCGCCAGTTACGGCTATGCCAACAATCCGGCCTTGGAAAACGTGAGTCTTCGCGTTCCCAGGGGCGAGTTCCTGGCGGTCATCGGTCCTAACGGCGGAGGGAAGACCACCCTCCTGAGACTTCTGCTGGGTCTCATCGAACCTGTGTCAGGGGCTGTGCGGGTGTTGGGTGAGGCTCCGGAGAAAGCGGCAGAGCGGGTCGGATATATGCCGCAATTCACCTCCACGGGCAGGGCTTTCCCTATTAGCGTATTGCAAACGGTGTTACTCGGCCGGCTCACGCCTCATTCTTTCTGGCCGTGGTGGCCCCGCTCCGACAGGATCAAGGCCCTGGAATGTTTGGCCCGGGTGGGCGTGGACCACTTGTCCGCAAAGGCACTGTCCGACCTGTCAGGCGGGCAGCGCCAAAGGGTGTTCATTGCCCGGGCCCTGGCCTGCGATCCGGAGTTGCTCCTTCTGGACGAGCCCACGGCCAGCGTGGACCCGGAGGGCCGGGCATCGCTCCAGGAACTGTTGGGCGAACTGGCCAAAAGCCTCACCGTGGTGCTGGTGAGCCACGACGTGTCTGTCATCTCCCGGCATGTGACCTCCGTGGCCTGCGTGAACCGCACGGTCCATTTCCATCCTCGTCCGGAGATCACGCCGGAAATGTTCGGCATGATGTACCAGTGCGGGCCCCACAGCTGCCCGGTGGAGCTTATCGCCCACGGAATTCCGCACAGGGTGGTGGCAAGCCACGAGGAAAAATCGTGA
- a CDS encoding zinc ABC transporter substrate-binding protein, whose protein sequence is MRRVKAVLTLLFWLWAGLACASPVSVMVSVPPQKNFVEKIAGPLAEVYVMVTPGADAHTFEPKPSQMAQAAKATLYLTQGVEFEHTWLPRLVKTNPGLLVVDTLEGVELMPMGGGHGNGHGKHGIKGKHADKEMDVHTWTSPALVKIQAGAIARALAKADPGNRETYVANLKAFQAELDALDIQVRALLKGVPAGAEFLVFHPAWAYFARDYGLKEQAIESGGKEPGPRKLKDLIEHAKESRAKAVFVQPQFSRKAAQTVADAIGAKLVEADDLAEEWGKNILLVAKALGDALR, encoded by the coding sequence ATGAGACGAGTCAAAGCTGTGCTGACGCTTTTGTTCTGGCTCTGGGCGGGGTTGGCATGTGCTTCCCCTGTGTCGGTAATGGTCAGTGTGCCGCCCCAGAAAAATTTTGTGGAAAAAATCGCGGGTCCATTGGCCGAGGTTTACGTGATGGTTACCCCGGGCGCGGACGCACACACCTTCGAACCCAAGCCCAGCCAGATGGCCCAGGCGGCCAAAGCCACGCTGTACCTGACCCAGGGGGTGGAATTCGAGCACACGTGGCTTCCCAGACTGGTCAAAACCAATCCCGGTCTTTTGGTGGTGGACACCCTGGAGGGCGTAGAACTCATGCCCATGGGCGGAGGACACGGGAATGGGCACGGCAAACATGGGATCAAGGGAAAGCATGCCGACAAGGAAATGGATGTTCATACCTGGACGTCTCCGGCCCTGGTCAAAATCCAGGCTGGCGCTATCGCCAGGGCCTTGGCCAAGGCCGACCCCGGCAACAGGGAGACATACGTTGCCAACCTTAAGGCGTTCCAGGCAGAGCTAGATGCACTCGATATTCAGGTCCGAGCTTTGCTGAAGGGCGTGCCTGCCGGGGCGGAGTTCTTGGTGTTCCATCCTGCCTGGGCCTATTTCGCGCGCGACTACGGGCTCAAGGAGCAGGCCATAGAATCCGGCGGTAAGGAACCGGGCCCCCGCAAGCTCAAAGACCTTATCGAGCACGCCAAAGAGTCGCGTGCCAAGGCCGTGTTCGTGCAGCCGCAATTTTCCCGGAAGGCCGCACAGACCGTGGCCGACGCAATCGGAGCGAAGCTGGTGGAGGCCGACGACCTTGCCGAAGAGTGGGGAAAGAATATTCTTCTGGTGGCCAAGGCCCTTGGCGATGCGTTACGGTAA